From a region of the Sporichthyaceae bacterium genome:
- a CDS encoding acyl-CoA dehydrogenase family protein, translating to MDFTQTEDQRTIRLAVRELCARFDDDYWMRHDRDHQFPWEFYTEMAKGGWIGIAIPEAYGGGGQGITEASIVLEEVAASGACMNGAGAVHLSIFGMHPVVLHGGEELKQRMLPGVAAGTTHVAFGVTEPDAGLDTTNISTRAVPEGDGYRVHGRKVWTSKALESDRVLLLTRTTPRDQCAKPTEGMTLLVANLRDPAVHISPIPKVGRNAVASCEVVYDGLYVDGADRVGEEGKGFRYLLDGLNAERVLIASEALGIGRVALRRATNYAKQRIVFGRPIGQNQGLSFPLAEAHARLRAAELAIREASWRLDRGMPAGEQANIAKFLAADAAFKTADAALQTHGGFGYASEYHVERYWREARLQRLAPVPQEMVLNYLAEHVLGLPRAY from the coding sequence GTGGACTTCACGCAGACCGAGGACCAGCGCACCATTCGCCTCGCGGTGCGGGAACTGTGTGCGCGGTTCGACGACGACTACTGGATGCGCCACGACCGCGACCACCAGTTCCCGTGGGAGTTCTACACGGAGATGGCCAAGGGCGGCTGGATCGGCATTGCGATCCCGGAGGCCTACGGCGGCGGCGGCCAGGGCATCACCGAGGCCTCCATCGTGCTCGAGGAGGTGGCCGCCTCCGGTGCCTGCATGAACGGCGCCGGCGCCGTGCATTTGTCGATCTTCGGCATGCACCCGGTGGTGCTGCACGGCGGCGAGGAACTCAAGCAGCGGATGCTGCCCGGCGTGGCCGCGGGCACCACGCACGTCGCGTTCGGCGTCACCGAACCCGACGCCGGGCTGGACACCACCAACATCTCCACCCGCGCGGTGCCCGAGGGCGACGGCTACCGGGTGCACGGCCGCAAGGTGTGGACCTCCAAGGCGTTGGAGTCCGACCGGGTGCTGCTGCTCACCCGCACCACGCCGCGCGATCAGTGCGCCAAACCGACCGAGGGCATGACGCTGCTGGTCGCCAACCTGCGCGACCCCGCGGTGCACATCTCCCCGATCCCGAAGGTCGGCCGCAATGCGGTCGCCTCCTGCGAGGTCGTCTACGACGGGTTGTACGTGGACGGCGCGGACCGGGTCGGCGAGGAGGGCAAGGGCTTCCGTTACCTGCTCGACGGGCTGAACGCCGAACGGGTGCTGATCGCCTCCGAGGCGCTGGGCATCGGCCGGGTGGCGCTGCGCCGGGCCACCAACTACGCGAAGCAACGCATCGTGTTCGGCCGCCCGATCGGGCAGAACCAGGGCCTGTCATTCCCGCTGGCCGAGGCCCACGCCCGGCTGCGCGCCGCGGAGTTGGCCATCCGGGAGGCGTCCTGGCGACTGGATCGAGGCATGCCCGCCGGTGAACAGGCCAACATCGCCAAGTTCCTGGCCGCCGACGCGGCGTTCAAAACCGCGGACGCCGCGCTGCAGACGCACGGCGGATTCGGCTATGCCAGCGAGTACCACGTCGAGCGGTACTGGCGGGAGGCCCGGCTGCAACGGCTGGCCCCGGTGCCCCAGGAGATGGTGCTCAACTACCTCGCCGAGCACGTGCTCGGTCTGCCCAGGGCTTACTGA
- a CDS encoding PqqD family peptide modification chaperone has protein sequence MPITPAPRGNGLAMRVWALITAAARDHDVALAVVPVAGNLDEDSNLPPEVTLRSLAVNSSVLDVLNAFQGPLPDAVLAARLSLVPLAAAVADAADVPLLVDLDEDDVALNQALGRPEEAERFRRLAAEHLPRATLITVASSADVEPIAGRYGLGAGVTTVPNCVRIPARSRRVAPGAGRVIFLGNLTYPPNVDAARWLATDILEALPPDMSLDLVGQPDSAVEELAGPRVRVHGYVADLTGYYANADVAVAPLRFGAGTRIKVLEAFAHRVPVVTTPKGVQGLSVVDGVHALVAKDGPSFARAIERARQPDEGARLADAAYEWVAAHHDSDVVIGRLADVLARATVDAARARPGPDDVRPRAAAGLDVNDAEDGLVVYGATTGAVHHLNSTVAAVFVLCNGGLTVTDITEEIQKAFGLDAAPADEVARCLAGLRGSGLVE, from the coding sequence ATGCCGATCACGCCGGCGCCGCGCGGCAACGGCCTGGCGATGCGGGTGTGGGCGTTGATCACAGCAGCCGCCCGCGATCACGACGTGGCGCTCGCGGTGGTACCGGTAGCGGGAAACCTCGACGAGGATTCGAATCTTCCTCCCGAGGTCACACTGCGCAGCCTGGCGGTGAACTCGTCGGTGTTGGACGTGCTCAACGCATTCCAGGGACCGCTGCCCGACGCCGTGCTGGCGGCCCGCCTGAGCTTGGTGCCCCTGGCCGCGGCGGTCGCGGATGCCGCAGATGTGCCGCTGCTGGTGGATCTCGACGAGGACGACGTGGCACTGAATCAGGCACTCGGCAGACCCGAAGAAGCTGAGCGCTTCCGGCGCCTTGCCGCCGAGCACCTGCCCAGGGCCACGCTGATCACCGTCGCCTCCTCCGCGGACGTCGAGCCGATCGCCGGGCGGTACGGGTTGGGCGCCGGCGTCACGACGGTGCCGAACTGCGTCCGGATTCCCGCCCGCTCCCGGCGAGTCGCGCCGGGCGCGGGACGCGTTATTTTCTTGGGAAACCTGACCTACCCGCCCAACGTAGACGCGGCGCGCTGGTTGGCGACCGACATCCTCGAGGCGCTGCCGCCGGACATGTCATTGGACCTGGTCGGTCAGCCGGACTCGGCCGTCGAGGAGTTGGCCGGACCGCGGGTACGGGTGCACGGATACGTCGCCGACCTCACCGGCTACTACGCGAACGCCGACGTCGCGGTGGCACCGCTGCGGTTCGGGGCGGGCACCCGGATCAAGGTGCTGGAAGCGTTCGCCCATCGAGTTCCGGTGGTCACCACCCCGAAGGGTGTACAGGGCCTCAGCGTGGTGGACGGGGTCCACGCGCTGGTCGCCAAAGACGGCCCGAGCTTCGCGCGGGCGATTGAGCGGGCCCGGCAGCCGGACGAGGGCGCGCGGCTCGCCGACGCCGCGTACGAGTGGGTCGCGGCCCATCACGACTCTGACGTGGTGATCGGCCGACTCGCGGACGTCCTCGCCCGGGCGACCGTCGATGCCGCGCGCGCGCGTCCGGGCCCCGATGATGTACGTCCCCGCGCCGCCGCCGGCCTGGACGTCAATGACGCCGAGGACGGCCTCGTCGTCTACGGGGCCACCACCGGAGCGGTTCACCACCTCAACTCCACCGTTGCCGCCGTGTTCGTGCTGTGCAACGGCGGCTTGACCGTCACCGATATCACCGAGGAAATCCAGAAGGCCTTCGGGCTCGACGCGGCTCCCGCCGACGAAGTCGCACGGTGCCTGGCCGGGTTGCGCGGCAGCGGATTGGTCGAATGA
- the tsaD gene encoding tRNA (adenosine(37)-N6)-threonylcarbamoyltransferase complex transferase subunit TsaD, with translation MATVVGIETSCDETGVGVVRDGELIGSALASSMHEHARFGGVVPEVAARAHLEALVPCMEAALGQAGVRGEDVDAIAVTAGPGLATALQVGLAAAKAYSIAWGVPLYGVHHLAGHVAADTLAHGPLPNPCIVLIVSGGHTSLLVVRDLVADPIHHLGDTMDDAAGEAFDKVGRVLGLPFPGGPWIDRAAKEGDPAAIAFPRGLTRPGDPPFEFSFSGLKTAVARWVERAEAAGENIPTADVAASFQQAVVDVLVDKSIAACRDQGVGDLVIVGGVAANSRLREVAAQRCEAAGVRLRVPALRYCTDNGAMIAAVGHLLHTSGAPADGLDLGADPSAELHSATLRN, from the coding sequence ATGGCAACGGTGGTGGGGATCGAGACGTCCTGTGACGAGACCGGCGTCGGCGTGGTGCGCGACGGTGAATTGATCGGCTCGGCGTTGGCCTCGAGCATGCACGAGCACGCGCGGTTCGGCGGGGTGGTGCCCGAGGTGGCGGCCCGCGCGCACCTGGAGGCGTTGGTGCCGTGCATGGAGGCGGCGCTGGGTCAGGCCGGCGTGCGAGGCGAGGACGTCGACGCGATCGCGGTGACCGCCGGCCCCGGACTGGCCACCGCCCTGCAGGTGGGTCTGGCCGCGGCCAAGGCGTACTCCATCGCCTGGGGGGTGCCGCTCTACGGGGTGCACCATCTGGCCGGGCACGTCGCCGCCGACACCCTGGCGCACGGGCCGCTGCCCAACCCGTGCATCGTGCTGATCGTCTCGGGTGGGCACACCTCGCTGCTGGTGGTGCGTGATCTGGTGGCCGACCCGATCCACCACCTCGGCGACACCATGGACGACGCGGCCGGGGAAGCCTTCGACAAGGTCGGTCGGGTGCTCGGACTGCCGTTCCCCGGCGGGCCGTGGATCGACCGGGCGGCCAAGGAGGGCGACCCGGCCGCGATCGCGTTCCCGCGCGGCCTGACCCGACCCGGCGACCCCCCGTTCGAATTCTCCTTCTCCGGGTTGAAGACCGCGGTGGCCCGCTGGGTGGAACGGGCCGAGGCGGCCGGGGAAAACATCCCGACCGCCGACGTCGCGGCCTCCTTCCAGCAGGCCGTGGTAGACGTTCTGGTGGACAAGTCGATCGCCGCTTGCCGCGATCAGGGCGTGGGCGATTTGGTCATCGTCGGTGGGGTCGCCGCTAACTCGCGGTTGCGCGAGGTGGCCGCGCAGCGGTGCGAGGCGGCGGGGGTGCGACTGCGGGTGCCTGCGTTGCGGTACTGCACGGACAACGGCGCGATGATCGCCGCGGTCGGTCACCTGCTGCACACCTCGGGCGCGCCGGCCGACGGCCTGGACCTCGGCGCCGACCCGTCGGCGGAACTTCACTCGGCAACGCTGCGGAACTGA
- the hemQ gene encoding hydrogen peroxide-dependent heme synthase has protein sequence MTEHGDRPKGARELNQVVRYTMWSVFRVADPLGEADRGPVAAEFSELLDQLAAKDVLVRGLYDVAGLRADADFMIWWHAPAADDLQEAYARFRRSALGRRCESIWSQLALHRPAEFNKGHIPAFLAEEVAHEWVCVYPFVRSYEWYLLPDAERRAMLAEHGQMAREYPDVRANTVSSFALGDYEWMLAFEADELHRLVDLMRHLRASRARLHTRHETPFYTGRRKPVAELVAALP, from the coding sequence ATGACGGAGCACGGCGACCGACCGAAGGGCGCGCGCGAACTGAACCAGGTCGTGCGCTACACGATGTGGTCGGTGTTCCGGGTGGCCGATCCGCTGGGGGAGGCCGACCGGGGTCCGGTGGCCGCGGAGTTTTCCGAGCTGCTCGACCAGCTGGCCGCCAAGGACGTGCTGGTGCGCGGCCTGTACGACGTGGCCGGGCTGCGCGCGGACGCGGACTTCATGATCTGGTGGCACGCCCCCGCGGCGGACGACCTTCAGGAGGCCTACGCCCGGTTCCGGCGCAGCGCGCTGGGTCGGCGCTGTGAGTCGATCTGGTCGCAGTTGGCGTTGCACCGCCCGGCGGAGTTCAACAAGGGCCACATCCCGGCGTTCCTGGCCGAGGAGGTGGCACACGAGTGGGTGTGTGTGTACCCGTTCGTGCGGTCCTACGAGTGGTACCTGCTGCCGGACGCGGAGCGGCGCGCAATGCTGGCCGAGCACGGTCAGATGGCGCGGGAGTATCCCGATGTGCGGGCCAACACGGTGTCCAGCTTCGCGTTGGGTGACTACGAGTGGATGCTGGCCTTCGAGGCCGACGAACTACACCGGTTGGTGGACCTGATGCGGCACCTGCGGGCCAGTCGGGCGCGGCTGCACACCCGCCACGAGACCCCGTTCTACACCGGGCGTCGCAAGCCGGTGGCCGAGTTGGTCGCCGCGCTGCCCTGA
- a CDS encoding glycosyltransferase yields MAELPYGVYWEMARELVTLDRIGMCVGLPIEAGPWASYSYAHAADVARLDILAADGGLYADIDTLFLRPIPDALWAAPAVIGREADVKYGDAPLPEPSMSNALLMAAPGSDFVVEWRRRIFAAMDGTWSGHSCRLATRLAVANPDWVHVEPQSTFHPFDHNPAGIAAMLEEPLVPGSLDRTVSMHLCAHLWWEEHRRDFSRLCAFDITEARLASDETALAYAARPYLPVTALW; encoded by the coding sequence GTGGCCGAGCTTCCCTACGGGGTCTATTGGGAGATGGCCCGAGAGTTGGTCACGCTGGACCGTATCGGAATGTGTGTCGGCCTGCCGATCGAGGCCGGCCCATGGGCTTCCTACTCGTACGCGCATGCCGCAGACGTCGCCCGGCTCGACATTCTGGCCGCCGACGGTGGGCTGTACGCCGACATCGACACACTGTTCCTGCGCCCGATTCCGGACGCGCTGTGGGCGGCACCGGCGGTGATCGGCCGCGAGGCCGACGTGAAGTACGGCGATGCCCCGTTGCCGGAACCGTCGATGTCGAACGCCCTGCTGATGGCGGCGCCGGGGTCAGATTTCGTTGTCGAATGGCGCCGGCGCATCTTCGCTGCCATGGATGGAACGTGGTCGGGCCATTCGTGCAGACTGGCAACGCGACTCGCGGTCGCGAACCCCGACTGGGTCCACGTCGAGCCGCAATCGACGTTTCACCCCTTCGACCACAACCCCGCCGGCATTGCGGCGATGCTCGAAGAGCCCCTCGTGCCGGGCAGCCTGGATCGCACCGTCTCGATGCACCTGTGCGCGCACCTGTGGTGGGAGGAACACCGTCGCGATTTCTCGCGTCTTTGCGCGTTCGATATCACCGAGGCTCGGTTGGCGTCCGACGAGACCGCGCTCGCGTACGCAGCCCGTCCATATCTGCCGGTGACGGCGCTGTGGTGA
- a CDS encoding superinfection immunity protein, with product MSGRLYAYNHDGRAPFGWTEVLTEERPRTSHVTTARVCAVLTLGYLAPWAVAAGRGRPDSGRIGLINLFAGWTVIGWIAALGMARHTEL from the coding sequence ATGTCCGGCCGGCTGTACGCCTATAACCACGACGGTCGCGCGCCGTTTGGCTGGACCGAGGTGCTGACCGAGGAGCGCCCGCGGACGAGCCACGTCACCACCGCGCGGGTGTGCGCAGTGCTCACCCTGGGCTATCTGGCGCCGTGGGCGGTGGCCGCCGGCCGCGGCCGGCCGGACAGCGGCCGGATCGGGCTGATCAACCTGTTCGCCGGGTGGACGGTGATCGGCTGGATCGCCGCGTTGGGCATGGCCCGACACACCGAACTCTGA
- a CDS encoding glycosyltransferase family 2 protein, with the protein MTAPQRLDLDWVDIDADHFMTLGGQACRRHRPHVTQTQNRQSHGSRQSSRRLAQRAVIVAAPQRDRPPYAVRVRGTLPSIGASLIVRDEEHCLARCLSSIRALVDEIVIVDTGSIDRSIEIAENFGARVIHRTWTGDFAGARNIGLDAMRCDLVLYLDADEFLADTDPAALLGGHTSDAYVAYRLLLRSRPGFTAYREYRLWENRPEIRFGGVIHESVVPSILAVAEREDRRVGLLDLLLEHDGYEGDQSHKHRRNLPLLLEQVLNDPTRTYLWDHIGRIRTELGDLAGAREAFRTGVDLVRRHGVFDPADAMVFADLIFANAVQDTPDASLVAEGTALFPDNPFVRWCAALDALHRAAYPEVCEHLERVLALDEGQMADMALGLNQRIRAEWAFNVRAMARFEMGDHAAAAEDFARAEAAAPDVLAYRTKRIVAQGRAQRG; encoded by the coding sequence GTGACCGCACCGCAGCGCCTCGACCTTGATTGGGTCGACATCGACGCCGACCACTTCATGACCTTGGGCGGCCAGGCATGCCGCCGTCACCGTCCCCACGTAACCCAAACCCAGAATCGTCAATCGCATGGTTCTCGCCAGTCCTCGCGGCGGCTCGCTCAGCGAGCCGTCATTGTGGCCGCGCCACAGCGGGATCGACCGCCCTATGCTGTCCGGGTGCGAGGCACCCTACCGTCGATCGGTGCGTCGCTCATCGTCCGCGACGAGGAACACTGCCTGGCTCGTTGCCTGTCCTCGATCCGCGCGCTCGTCGACGAGATTGTGATCGTCGACACCGGGTCGATCGACCGCAGCATCGAGATTGCCGAGAACTTCGGGGCGCGCGTCATCCACCGCACCTGGACCGGTGACTTCGCCGGAGCCCGCAACATCGGACTTGACGCGATGCGATGCGACCTTGTGCTCTATCTGGACGCCGACGAATTCCTCGCCGACACCGATCCCGCGGCCCTGTTGGGCGGTCACACCTCCGACGCCTACGTCGCGTACCGACTCCTGCTGCGGTCCCGGCCGGGGTTCACCGCATACCGGGAATATCGGCTGTGGGAGAACCGGCCCGAGATCCGTTTCGGCGGCGTTATCCACGAGAGCGTCGTCCCCTCGATTCTGGCCGTCGCGGAACGCGAGGACCGCCGGGTCGGTCTCCTTGACCTGCTTCTCGAACACGACGGTTACGAGGGCGACCAATCGCACAAGCACCGACGAAATCTCCCGCTCCTGCTCGAGCAGGTCCTCAACGACCCCACCCGCACCTATCTGTGGGATCACATCGGCCGAATCCGCACCGAACTCGGTGATCTTGCGGGGGCGCGTGAGGCGTTCCGCACCGGCGTCGACCTGGTACGACGGCATGGCGTGTTCGACCCGGCCGACGCAATGGTCTTCGCCGATCTCATCTTCGCCAATGCTGTGCAGGACACACCGGATGCGAGCCTCGTCGCCGAGGGCACAGCGTTGTTCCCCGACAATCCTTTCGTGCGCTGGTGCGCCGCCCTCGACGCGCTGCACCGGGCAGCGTATCCGGAGGTCTGCGAACACCTCGAACGCGTCCTGGCGCTCGACGAAGGTCAGATGGCAGACATGGCATTGGGCCTCAACCAGCGCATCCGGGCGGAATGGGCCTTCAACGTCCGCGCGATGGCGCGATTCGAGATGGGGGACCACGCCGCGGCAGCCGAGGACTTCGCCCGCGCCGAGGCAGCCGCGCCGGATGTGCTCGCCTACCGCACCAAACGCATCGTCGCGCAGGGACGGGCGCAACGTGGGTGA
- a CDS encoding nucleotide sugar dehydrogenase, with product MTAACLAAQGHEVVGVDVDPIKVEALRCGHCPVVEPGLDEMVRDAVRIGRLRATSDTAAAVRQAELSLVCVGTPSRPDGSADLTQVRRVVEEIGLALADGDLPHTVVIRSTVPPGAVTHLLGPLLAERSGRRLGVSLDVAMCPEFLREGSGVRDFHAPPLLVIGGSDRAVAMLRELFDFLDCEVHTVPVEVAESIKYSCNAFHAVKVAFANEMSRLLRRAGVDSREVMNVFVRDTDLNISPAYLRPGFAFGGSCLPKDLRSLLHLGRTYAVDLPLLTGVLSSNELVVRDLAERVLRRVEDRDPANRRVAMLGLSFKAETDDLRESPNVALAEYLLGKGVDLRIHDPIIKPARLTGSNLRHVQTRLPHLQRLLTDTAEEALDGAVVAILAYADESGRRALQAASPDTLFDLNGYYGRDIDTMPGYEGVGW from the coding sequence GTGACGGCGGCATGCCTGGCCGCCCAAGGTCATGAAGTGGTCGGCGTCGATGTCGACCCAATCAAGGTCGAGGCGCTGCGGTGCGGTCACTGCCCCGTCGTGGAGCCAGGGCTCGACGAGATGGTCAGGGACGCCGTGCGCATCGGCCGGCTGCGGGCGACAAGCGACACCGCCGCTGCGGTCCGCCAGGCCGAGTTGTCGCTGGTGTGTGTGGGCACCCCCTCCCGGCCCGATGGGAGCGCCGATCTCACTCAGGTGCGTCGGGTGGTGGAGGAGATCGGACTCGCGCTGGCCGACGGCGACCTGCCGCACACCGTGGTGATTCGCTCCACGGTTCCGCCGGGCGCGGTCACTCACCTGCTCGGGCCCCTGCTCGCGGAGCGGAGTGGCCGCAGACTTGGCGTGAGTCTTGACGTCGCGATGTGTCCAGAGTTCCTCCGCGAAGGCTCGGGCGTTCGCGACTTTCACGCCCCGCCGTTGCTCGTCATCGGCGGCTCGGACCGGGCCGTGGCGATGCTGCGGGAGCTGTTCGATTTCCTGGACTGCGAGGTTCACACGGTTCCGGTCGAGGTGGCCGAGAGCATCAAGTACAGCTGCAACGCCTTTCACGCAGTGAAGGTGGCCTTTGCCAATGAGATGTCTCGTCTGCTCCGGCGTGCCGGGGTCGACTCCCGGGAGGTCATGAATGTCTTCGTCCGTGACACCGATCTGAACATCTCGCCCGCGTACCTGCGCCCCGGCTTCGCATTCGGCGGATCGTGCCTGCCCAAGGACCTGCGCAGCCTGCTTCACCTCGGCCGCACCTACGCGGTGGACCTACCGCTATTGACCGGCGTGCTCAGTTCCAACGAACTGGTGGTGCGTGACCTCGCCGAGCGTGTGCTCCGACGGGTGGAGGATCGCGACCCCGCGAACCGTCGGGTCGCGATGCTCGGGCTGTCGTTCAAGGCCGAGACCGACGACCTCCGGGAGAGTCCCAACGTCGCCCTTGCCGAGTACCTGCTCGGCAAGGGCGTGGACCTGCGTATCCACGATCCGATCATCAAGCCCGCCCGGCTCACCGGTTCGAACTTGCGTCACGTGCAAACCCGTCTGCCGCACCTGCAGAGACTCCTGACCGACACCGCTGAAGAGGCGCTCGATGGCGCTGTCGTCGCGATCCTGGCGTACGCCGACGAGTCGGGTCGCCGGGCGTTGCAGGCCGCGTCACCCGACACGCTGTTCGATCTGAACGGGTATTACGGGCGCGACATCGACACCATGCCGGGTTACGAGGGCGTGGGGTGGTGA